The DNA segment TCAGATTGGGGGCGAACCTATGTTTGGTACCTGAACAACCCGCTGGTGATCTGGCTGCACCATGCGTTGACGATCGCCGTGACGGCTTGCTTTGCGGTCGGCCTGCTGACTCGGTTTACCGCGCCGATCGCTTGGCTACTGCAATTGATGCTGTTGCATCGGCTGACGGGCACCCTGTTCGGACTCGACCAAATCGTGACCTACTCGGTCATGTACTTGATGCTGTCGCCCTGCGGTAGTTGGCTTAGCGTCGACGCTTGGATCCGCGATCGGCTTGGCGATCGGGTTGAATCCGACCGCCGATTAGCGTGGCTGTTTCCACAACCAACGCCGTCGGTGGCTGCCAATATCGCCACCCGATTACTGCAACTGCACCTGTGCATTATCTATCTGTTTGGTGGACTGGCCAAGGCACGAGGCACCTCGTGGTGGGATGGCACGGCGATGTGGTATTCCGCTGGGAACTTCGAATACCAATCGCTAGACCTGACTTGGATCAGCAAGTTTCCGCGCATCGCTTCTTCGCTGTCTCACCTCACACTGTTTTGGGAAGTCACCTACGCCGCGCTCGTTTGGCCTCGCCTGACACGTCCGTTGGTGATCGCTACCGCCATCGCCGTCCACGGAGGCATCGCGATCTTTATGGGCATGATCACGTTCGGCAGCATGATGATTGCCGCCAATATGATCTTTGTCCAGCCAGAATTCTTGCTGCGTCTGATCGGTCGCCCGCTACGCGAAGACGTGTTGGAATCACGAGATAAAGAAAGTATCGCTGACGATCAGGAAGAATGGCACGACGCTGAAATCGACACCGACGACATGGCGTGGGACGACGACGACGACCTAGTCCTGGAAGTTGACAATTCCAGCAAATCATCGATCGGCCTGGGATCGTCTATCGGTGTGGACTACGGCAGCGCCGTGTCCGGGATCGATGACTCGAGCATTGGTACGGATCACCGTGAAAGTACTGCCAACACCGAGGCCAGTTTGGACGCGAAAGCGGCGAAACTGGATCGAACCGAAAAGAAACTTCGTGCGGCGGCGAAAAAGTTGCAGGACAAATCGCAACGAGTCAAAGGACTCGAAGCGAATTTCCGCGAACGTGTCAGACGTTTGAAAGAGCGAGAAGCCAAGATCAAGAAGCTGGTGGAACGTCGCCGAAAATCCAAGGGCGACGAATGATTTTGCACTCGTACTAGGACCCACGACGAATCACATCCGACAAACACGAATTTGATAGGGTCAAATTCGTGTCCGTTCGTATGATTCGCGGTCGATGCCGAAGCCAATTCCGGTCAGCTTACAGATCAACCAGCGATTCGCCGGTCATCTCATCAGGCTTGGGCAATCCCATCAACGCCAGCACAGTCGGCGCGATATCCGCCAAACGCCCACCTTCGTGAAGCTTCTTGCCTTCGAGGCCTGGCTCGACCACGATTAGCGGCACATCAAACGTGGTGTGAGCAGTATGCGGCCCGCCCGTTTCGGGATCGACCATTTGTTCACAGTTGCCGTGGTCGGCCGTCACAATCAGCGAACCGCCTTTGGCTAGCGTCGCATCGACGACCTTGCCGACGCAAGCGTCAACGGTCTCGACAGCTTTGATTGCCGCAGCCAACACACCGGTATGTCCGACCATGTCGCCGTTAGCAAAGTTAACGACGATCATATCAGCCTCGCCCTTTTCGATTTCCGCCAGGACCTTTGACGCGACTTCTTCCGCTGACATTTCAGGTTTTTGGTCGTACGTCGAAACGTCGCGAGGCGACTGTGCCATACCGCGATCTTCTTCCCCGAATGGTTCATCACGATAATCGTTGAAAAAGAACGTCACATGCGGATACTTTTCAGTCTCGGCACAGCGGAACTGATGCAGCCCAAGCGAACTGATGTACTCTCCCAAAATGTGAGGCATCTTGGCTGGCTTTTCAAAGATGACTTCGACCGGCAAACCGGTTTCGTAGCCCGCCATTGTGGCGAAATACAGGTTATCGATTTTGGCCCCGCGATCGAAACCACCGCCTTCGATCTTGGACCACGGGCCATCGTCGTAAACGAATGCTTTGGTCAATTCACGAGGCCGA comes from the Rubripirellula reticaptiva genome and includes:
- a CDS encoding HTTM domain-containing protein; amino-acid sequence: MNDSSTSAKTPTSEHLSPLGTLIAASKSWATSVITAWDRFWFTPRLPHMLAVLRIFTGMMLLYSHLVLASDLLSFVGKDAWINDVVARGLHDGAFGNSDWGRTYVWYLNNPLVIWLHHALTIAVTACFAVGLLTRFTAPIAWLLQLMLLHRLTGTLFGLDQIVTYSVMYLMLSPCGSWLSVDAWIRDRLGDRVESDRRLAWLFPQPTPSVAANIATRLLQLHLCIIYLFGGLAKARGTSWWDGTAMWYSAGNFEYQSLDLTWISKFPRIASSLSHLTLFWEVTYAALVWPRLTRPLVIATAIAVHGGIAIFMGMITFGSMMIAANMIFVQPEFLLRLIGRPLREDVLESRDKESIADDQEEWHDAEIDTDDMAWDDDDDLVLEVDNSSKSSIGLGSSIGVDYGSAVSGIDDSSIGTDHRESTANTEASLDAKAAKLDRTEKKLRAAAKKLQDKSQRVKGLEANFRERVRRLKEREAKIKKLVERRRKSKGDE